One genomic segment of Alicycliphilus denitrificans K601 includes these proteins:
- a CDS encoding amino acid ABC transporter substrate-binding protein, which yields MKKIAAVALLSLGAVLAGCSKQENAPAPAAAPAPAAVTQIVVGLDDNFPPMGFRDEKNELVGFDIDMAKEAAKRLGLQVEFKPIDWSAKEAELSGKRVDVLWNGLTITEERKQNIAFTAPYMENHQIIVVPAGSAIKAKADLAGKVVGAQEGSSAVDAIKKEDAVFKSFKEFKTFGDNVTALMDLSTGRLEAVVVDEVVGRYYVAKKPDQYEVLDDNFGTEEYGVGLRKDDTELHGKLDKALADMKADGAAAKIAEQWFGKNIIK from the coding sequence ATGAAGAAGATTGCTGCCGTTGCCTTGCTGTCCCTGGGTGCCGTGCTGGCGGGCTGCTCCAAGCAGGAGAACGCCCCCGCGCCCGCCGCCGCGCCCGCGCCCGCCGCCGTGACCCAGATCGTCGTTGGCCTGGACGACAACTTCCCGCCCATGGGCTTTCGCGACGAGAAGAACGAGTTGGTCGGCTTCGACATCGACATGGCCAAGGAGGCCGCCAAGCGCCTGGGCCTGCAAGTGGAGTTCAAGCCCATCGACTGGAGCGCCAAGGAGGCCGAGCTGTCGGGCAAGCGCGTGGACGTGCTGTGGAACGGCCTGACCATCACCGAGGAGCGCAAGCAGAACATCGCCTTCACCGCGCCCTACATGGAGAACCACCAGATCATCGTCGTGCCCGCCGGCTCGGCCATCAAGGCCAAGGCCGACCTGGCCGGCAAGGTCGTCGGCGCGCAGGAGGGCTCCAGCGCCGTGGACGCGATCAAGAAGGAAGACGCGGTGTTCAAGTCGTTCAAGGAATTCAAGACCTTCGGCGACAACGTGACCGCGCTCATGGACCTGTCCACCGGCCGCCTGGAGGCCGTGGTGGTCGACGAGGTGGTGGGCCGCTACTACGTGGCCAAGAAGCCCGACCAGTACGAAGTGCTCGACGACAACTTCGGCACCGAGGAATACGGCGTGGGCCTGCGCAAGGACGACACCGAACTGCACGGCAAGCTCGACAAGGCGCTGGCCGACATGAAGGCCGACGGCGCGGCCGCGAAGATCGCCGAGCAGTGGTTCGGCAAGAACATCATCAAGTAA
- a CDS encoding amino acid ABC transporter permease produces the protein MDYVLSLLGPLAQGATVTLKLFVITLALAVPLGLVLALARLSRWKALSGAVNGYIWLMRGTPLMLQMLFIYFALPFVPVVGVRLPDFPAAVTAFALNYAAYFAEIFRAGIQSVDRGQYEAAKVLGMSYGQTMRRIVLPQMVRSILPPMSNETITLVKDTSLIYVLALNDLLRAARGIVQRDFTTTPFIVAAAFYLLMTLVLTWGFQRLEQRYAKYDQ, from the coding sequence ATGGACTACGTACTCTCCCTCCTGGGGCCGCTGGCGCAGGGCGCCACCGTCACCCTGAAGCTGTTCGTCATCACGCTGGCGCTGGCCGTGCCGCTGGGTCTCGTGCTGGCGCTGGCGCGGCTGTCGCGCTGGAAGGCCCTGTCGGGCGCGGTGAACGGCTACATCTGGCTCATGCGCGGCACGCCGCTCATGCTGCAGATGCTGTTCATCTACTTCGCGCTTCCCTTCGTGCCCGTGGTCGGCGTGCGCCTGCCGGACTTCCCGGCGGCCGTCACGGCGTTCGCGCTCAACTACGCGGCCTACTTCGCCGAGATCTTCCGCGCCGGCATCCAGTCCGTGGACCGGGGCCAGTACGAGGCCGCCAAGGTGCTCGGCATGAGCTACGGCCAGACCATGCGCCGCATCGTGCTGCCGCAGATGGTGCGCAGCATCCTGCCGCCCATGAGCAACGAAACCATCACCTTGGTCAAGGACACTTCCCTGATCTACGTGCTGGCCCTCAACGACTTGCTGCGCGCCGCGCGCGGCATCGTGCAGCGCGACTTCACCACCACGCCCTTCATCGTCGCCGCGGCCTTCTATCTGCTGATGACCCTGGTGCTCACCTGGGGCTTCCAGCGCCTGGAGCAACGCTATGCCAAATACGACCAGTGA
- a CDS encoding amino acid ABC transporter ATP-binding protein has product MPNTTSDVPMIEARGVVKRFGHNVVLRGVSLSVARGEVVAVIGPSGSGKSTFLRCLNHLETIDGGHVAIEGEPLATTDARGHCRYVPDAEVRRICAKTGMVFQHFNLFPHLTVLENLIEAPMVVQGLPRAETVARAEKLLDKVGLSQKRDNYPARLSGGQKQRVAIARALAMQPDIMLFDEPTSALDPELTGEVLRTMRELAEERMTMLVVTHEMGFAREVAHRVAFMDQGELITARPAQEFFADPGHERARAFLEHML; this is encoded by the coding sequence ATGCCAAATACGACCAGTGACGTGCCCATGATCGAGGCGCGCGGCGTGGTCAAGCGCTTCGGCCACAACGTGGTGCTGCGCGGCGTCTCGCTGTCGGTCGCGCGCGGCGAGGTGGTGGCCGTCATCGGCCCCTCGGGCTCGGGCAAGAGCACCTTCCTGCGCTGCCTGAACCACCTGGAAACCATAGACGGCGGCCACGTCGCCATCGAGGGCGAGCCGCTGGCCACGACCGATGCCCGCGGCCACTGCCGCTACGTGCCCGACGCCGAGGTGCGCCGCATCTGCGCCAAGACCGGCATGGTGTTCCAGCACTTCAACCTGTTCCCGCACCTCACGGTGCTGGAGAACCTCATCGAGGCGCCCATGGTGGTGCAGGGCCTGCCGCGCGCCGAGACCGTCGCGCGCGCCGAGAAGCTGCTGGACAAGGTGGGCCTGTCGCAGAAGCGCGACAACTACCCCGCGCGCCTGTCGGGCGGGCAGAAGCAGCGCGTGGCCATCGCCCGGGCGCTCGCCATGCAGCCCGACATCATGCTGTTCGACGAGCCCACCTCGGCGCTCGACCCCGAACTCACGGGCGAGGTGCTGCGCACCATGCGAGAGCTGGCCGAGGAGCGCATGACCATGCTCGTCGTCACGCACGAGATGGGCTTCGCGCGCGAGGTCGCGCACCGCGTGGCCTTCATGGATCAGGGCGAGCTGATCACGGCGCGCCCCGCGCAGGAGTTCTTCGCCGACCCGGGGCACGAGCGCGCGCGGGCGTTCCTGGAACACATGCTGTAG
- a CDS encoding DUF3422 family protein, whose amino-acid sequence MNLAPLPAQHAQRVLLHNEVHARPPEAMAAPLAISHIVMLADAAGRDASRAHLAALLRDHHLAPPDAHTTHLRADLGAFRIRWELHTEFVTWTFTVVPVGGIHAGEGRAPAAALEAVPRDWLALLPGECLCALHLWVAAGGGWSATPAQRGWLREESLVASAVAEGQGEVYTDFAIHADGFSRMLLVAGALSHQRLGRLVQQLLEIETYRMAALLGLPAAREAGAALASAECELAALAEAIRSSRRDAEPALLDRLTRLAGQVEGQYAATHSRFSASSAYFELVDRRIQDIAESRIAGLQTIGEFMERRLSPARSTCAWAARRQNALSERVSRMSSLLRTRVEIEQQQNNQALLVAMNRRGDLQLKLQSTVEGLSVAAITYYIVGLVSYLAKGAQKIGWPFSPESTAAVAIPLVAASVWWSLRRLHHRMFGEAH is encoded by the coding sequence ATGAACCTCGCCCCGCTCCCAGCCCAGCACGCCCAGCGCGTACTGCTGCACAACGAAGTCCACGCCCGCCCGCCCGAGGCCATGGCCGCGCCGCTGGCGATCTCGCACATCGTGATGCTGGCCGACGCGGCGGGCCGCGATGCGAGCCGCGCCCACCTGGCGGCGCTGCTGCGCGACCACCACCTGGCGCCGCCGGACGCGCATACCACCCATCTGCGCGCGGACCTGGGGGCCTTCCGCATCCGCTGGGAGCTGCACACCGAGTTCGTCACCTGGACCTTCACGGTCGTGCCGGTCGGCGGCATCCATGCCGGGGAGGGGCGTGCGCCCGCGGCGGCGCTGGAGGCCGTGCCGCGCGACTGGCTCGCGCTGCTGCCCGGCGAATGCCTGTGCGCGCTGCACCTGTGGGTGGCCGCGGGCGGCGGCTGGTCCGCCACGCCGGCGCAGCGCGGCTGGCTGCGCGAGGAGTCGCTCGTCGCCTCGGCCGTGGCCGAGGGGCAGGGCGAGGTCTACACCGACTTCGCCATCCATGCCGACGGCTTCTCGCGCATGCTGCTCGTGGCCGGGGCACTCTCGCACCAGCGCCTGGGGCGGCTGGTGCAGCAGCTGCTGGAGATCGAGACCTACCGCATGGCGGCCCTGCTGGGCCTGCCCGCCGCGCGTGAGGCCGGCGCCGCCCTGGCCAGCGCCGAGTGCGAGCTGGCCGCGCTGGCCGAGGCCATACGCAGCTCGCGCCGCGACGCCGAGCCCGCGCTGCTCGACCGCCTCACGCGGCTGGCGGGGCAGGTCGAGGGGCAGTACGCGGCCACGCATTCGCGCTTCTCGGCCAGCAGCGCGTATTTCGAGCTGGTGGACCGGCGCATCCAGGACATCGCCGAATCGCGCATCGCGGGCCTGCAGACCATCGGCGAATTCATGGAGCGGCGCCTGAGCCCCGCGCGCAGCACCTGCGCCTGGGCCGCGCGGCGGCAGAACGCGCTGTCCGAGCGCGTCTCGCGCATGAGCAGCCTGCTGCGCACGCGCGTGGAGATCGAGCAGCAGCAGAACAACCAGGCCCTGCTGGTCGCGATGAACCGCCGCGGCGACCTGCAGCTCAAGCTCCAGTCCACGGTGGAGGGGCTGTCGGTGGCGGCCATCACCTATTACATCGTCGGCCTGGTGAGCTACCTGGCCAAGGGCGCGCAGAAGATTGGCTGGCCCTTCTCGCCCGAGAGCACGGCGGCCGTGGCGATCCCGCTGGTCGCGGCCAGCGTGTGGTGGTCGCTGCGGCGCCTGCACCACCGCATGTTCGGCGAGGCGCATTGA
- the speE gene encoding polyamine aminopropyltransferase, whose protein sequence is MSGTPAAQATLYVAERLNADFGFYLSCGRPLAERRSAWQHIEVFDNAQFGRVMRIDGCFMTSERDEFFYHEPMVHLPAIAHPGVRTALVVGGGDGGAAEELLKLPGIERVVLAELDGDVVAMAREWLGAIHRGAFDDPRLQLRLGDARDLLVQGGERFDQIVLDLTDPFGPAVELYTVEFYAACRRALNPGGVLSLHLGSPIHLPETMTRIAASVRAVFPVFRPYLQYVPLYGTLWCMAMASNDTDPALLGASEVDARIAARGLHGLQLYNGAMHQALLAQPNFVRALLARPTRPLRSGDVLDEVRDPSELPPVTVTTG, encoded by the coding sequence ATGAGCGGCACGCCTGCCGCGCAGGCCACGCTCTACGTGGCCGAGCGCCTGAACGCCGACTTCGGCTTCTACCTGAGCTGCGGCCGCCCGCTTGCCGAGCGCCGGTCGGCCTGGCAGCACATCGAGGTCTTCGACAACGCCCAGTTCGGCCGCGTGATGCGCATCGACGGCTGCTTCATGACCAGCGAGCGCGACGAGTTCTTCTACCACGAGCCCATGGTGCACCTGCCGGCCATCGCCCACCCGGGCGTGCGCACGGCGCTCGTGGTGGGTGGCGGCGACGGCGGCGCGGCCGAGGAGCTGCTCAAGCTGCCGGGCATCGAGCGCGTGGTGCTGGCCGAGCTGGACGGCGACGTGGTCGCCATGGCGCGCGAGTGGCTCGGCGCCATCCACCGCGGCGCGTTCGACGACCCGCGCCTGCAGCTGCGCCTGGGCGACGCGCGCGACCTGCTGGTGCAGGGCGGCGAGCGCTTCGACCAGATCGTGCTGGACCTGACCGACCCCTTCGGCCCGGCCGTGGAGCTGTACACCGTGGAGTTCTACGCGGCCTGCCGCCGGGCGCTGAACCCCGGCGGCGTGCTCTCGCTGCACCTGGGCTCGCCCATCCACCTGCCCGAGACCATGACGCGCATCGCCGCCTCGGTGCGCGCGGTGTTCCCCGTCTTCCGCCCCTACCTGCAGTACGTGCCGCTGTACGGCACGCTGTGGTGCATGGCCATGGCCTCGAACGACACCGACCCGGCCCTGCTCGGCGCGAGCGAAGTGGATGCGCGCATCGCCGCGCGCGGCCTGCACGGCCTGCAGCTCTACAACGGCGCCATGCACCAGGCGCTGCTGGCCCAGCCCAACTTCGTGCGCGCGCTGCTGGCGCGGCCCACGCGGCCGCTGCGCAGCGGGGACGTGCTGGACGAGGTGCGCGATCCGTCGGAGCTGCCGCCCGTCACGGTGACGACGGGTTGA
- the speD gene encoding adenosylmethionine decarboxylase produces MKNLQSVVPIAPAATPRKATGLHLIGDLYGCLCDSRLMLDAEYLETFCKERVAAAGLTAVGSLFHSFGEGGGVTGVVVLAESHLSIHTWPEAGYVTLDVYVCNYTANNRPKAQKLFDDLQAAFNPKDPHLHRVDRA; encoded by the coding sequence ATGAAAAACCTCCAGTCCGTCGTCCCCATAGCACCTGCCGCCACCCCGCGCAAGGCCACCGGCCTGCACCTGATAGGCGACCTGTACGGCTGCCTGTGCGACAGCCGCCTGATGCTGGACGCCGAGTACCTGGAGACCTTCTGCAAGGAACGCGTGGCCGCCGCCGGCCTGACCGCCGTGGGCAGCCTGTTCCACAGCTTCGGCGAGGGCGGCGGCGTGACCGGCGTGGTGGTGCTGGCCGAGTCGCACCTGTCCATCCACACCTGGCCCGAGGCGGGCTACGTCACGCTGGACGTGTACGTGTGCAACTACACCGCGAACAACCGGCCCAAGGCGCAGAAGCTGTTCGACGACCTGCAGGCCGCATTCAACCCCAAGGACCCCCACCTGCATCGCGTCGACCGCGCCTGA
- a CDS encoding ABC transporter ATP-binding protein, whose product MQPQSPASSDALVELCNVTFGYGERVILRDLSLTVPRGKVTALMGASGGGKTTVLRLIGGQQRAQQGEVLVAGQDVGRMDTAQLYAARRRMGMLFQFGALFTDMSVFENVAFPLREHTDLPEELIRDIVLMKLNAVGLRGARDLMPSQISGGMARRVALARAIALDPELIMYDEPFAGLDPISLGTAAQLIRQLGDAMGLTTIVVSHDLEETFRLADHVIILGPGTVAAQGTPEEVRASTDPLVHQFVHALPTGPVPFHYPGPSVAQDFGPVGAQHQDGGTP is encoded by the coding sequence ATGCAACCCCAATCCCCCGCGTCCAGCGACGCCCTCGTGGAACTGTGCAACGTCACCTTCGGGTACGGCGAGCGCGTGATCCTGCGCGACCTGTCCCTGACGGTGCCGCGCGGCAAGGTCACGGCGCTCATGGGCGCCTCGGGCGGGGGCAAGACCACGGTGCTGCGCCTGATCGGCGGGCAGCAGCGCGCGCAGCAGGGCGAGGTGCTGGTGGCCGGGCAGGACGTGGGCCGCATGGACACCGCGCAGCTCTACGCCGCGCGTCGGCGCATGGGCATGCTGTTCCAGTTCGGCGCGCTGTTCACCGACATGAGCGTGTTCGAGAACGTGGCCTTCCCGCTGCGCGAGCACACCGATCTGCCCGAGGAGCTGATCCGCGACATCGTGCTCATGAAGCTCAACGCCGTGGGCCTGCGCGGCGCGCGCGACCTCATGCCCAGCCAGATCTCGGGCGGCATGGCGCGGCGCGTGGCGCTGGCGCGCGCCATTGCGCTCGATCCCGAGCTCATCATGTACGACGAGCCCTTCGCGGGGCTGGACCCGATCTCGCTGGGCACGGCCGCGCAGCTCATCCGCCAGCTGGGCGACGCCATGGGCCTGACCACCATCGTCGTCTCGCACGACCTGGAGGAGACCTTCCGCCTGGCGGACCACGTCATCATCCTCGGCCCCGGCACCGTGGCCGCGCAGGGCACGCCCGAAGAGGTGCGCGCCAGCACCGACCCGCTGGTGCACCAGTTCGTGCACGCGCTGCCCACGGGGCCCGTGCCGTTCCACTACCCCGGCCCCAGCGTGGCCCAGGACTTCGGCCCCGTCGGCGCGCAGCACCAGGACGGAGGTACGCCATGA
- the mlaE gene encoding lipid asymmetry maintenance ABC transporter permease subunit MlaE, translating into MSWWRPSHVGYAVRSKLADLGMGARLFVRLVGLFGTAMRRFGLVRDQVHFLGNYSLSIIAMSGLFVGFVLALQGYNVLQLYGSANSLGLVVTLGLVRELGPVVTALLFAGRAGTSLTAEIGLMRAGEQLSAMEMMAVDPVQRILAPRFWGGVIAMPLLAAVFSAVGVIGGWLVGVVLIGVDGGAFWGQMQSSVDVWKDVGNGVVKSVVFGVAVTFIAVLQGYMAKPTPEGVSRATTRTVVMASLTVLGLDFVLTALMFSI; encoded by the coding sequence ATGAGCTGGTGGCGGCCGTCGCACGTGGGCTATGCCGTGCGCAGCAAGCTGGCGGACCTCGGCATGGGCGCGCGCCTGTTCGTGCGCCTCGTGGGCCTGTTCGGCACGGCCATGCGGCGCTTCGGTCTGGTGCGCGACCAGGTGCACTTCCTGGGCAACTATTCGCTGTCCATCATCGCCATGTCGGGCCTGTTCGTGGGCTTCGTGCTGGCGCTGCAGGGCTACAACGTGCTGCAGCTCTACGGCTCGGCCAACTCGCTGGGCCTGGTGGTCACGCTGGGGCTGGTGCGCGAGCTCGGACCCGTGGTCACGGCGCTGCTGTTCGCCGGCCGCGCGGGCACCTCGCTCACGGCCGAGATCGGCCTCATGCGCGCGGGCGAGCAGCTCTCGGCCATGGAGATGATGGCCGTGGACCCGGTGCAGCGCATCCTGGCGCCGCGCTTCTGGGGCGGCGTGATCGCCATGCCGCTCCTGGCGGCGGTGTTCAGCGCCGTGGGCGTGATCGGCGGCTGGCTGGTCGGCGTGGTGCTGATCGGCGTGGACGGCGGCGCCTTCTGGGGGCAGATGCAAAGCAGCGTCGACGTCTGGAAGGACGTGGGCAACGGCGTTGTCAAGAGCGTCGTGTTCGGCGTGGCCGTCACCTTCATCGCGGTGCTGCAGGGCTACATGGCCAAGCCCACGCCCGAGGGCGTTTCGCGCGCCACCACGCGCACCGTGGTCATGGCATCGCTCACCGTGCTGGGGCTGGACTTCGTCCTCACGGCACTGATGTTCAGTATTTGA
- the mlaD gene encoding outer membrane lipid asymmetry maintenance protein MlaD — MQHSKNDIWVGLFVLLGGAALVFLALQSANLLQLNFRSGYVITARFDNIGGLKPKAAVRSAGVVVGRVQSISFDDKTYQARVALEIEKRYAFPKDSSLKILTSGLLGDQYIGIEPGAEEDNLADGSMVTNTQSAVVLENLIGQFLYGKAEQGAAPAGGGGKK; from the coding sequence ATGCAGCATTCCAAGAACGATATCTGGGTCGGGCTGTTCGTCCTGCTCGGAGGCGCGGCGCTGGTCTTCCTGGCCCTGCAGTCGGCCAACTTGCTCCAGCTCAACTTCCGCTCTGGCTACGTGATCACGGCGCGCTTCGACAACATCGGCGGCCTCAAGCCCAAGGCGGCGGTGCGCAGCGCCGGCGTGGTCGTGGGGCGCGTGCAGTCGATCAGCTTCGACGACAAGACCTACCAGGCGCGCGTGGCGCTGGAGATCGAAAAGCGCTACGCTTTCCCCAAGGACAGCTCGCTCAAGATCCTGACCAGCGGCCTGCTGGGCGACCAGTACATCGGCATCGAGCCCGGCGCGGAGGAGGACAACCTCGCCGACGGCAGCATGGTCACGAACACGCAGTCCGCCGTGGTGCTGGAAAACCTGATCGGCCAGTTCCTCTACGGCAAGGCAGAGCAGGGCGCTGCTCCGGCGGGCGGAGGTGGAAAAAAATGA
- a CDS encoding MlaA family lipoprotein, whose product MTTDSRSRTRAARWAALLLGAALATGCATGPNANPADPFEPYNRGMTRFNENVDKAVLKPVATVYRDVIPRPVRTGVGNFFANLGDAWSFVNNLLQARGLEAYESLVRFSTNTVFGLGGLLDIASEAGIERHKQDFGLTLGRWGVPTGPYLVLPLLGPSTVRDTAALPVDYFVGDPVGYVNDVPVRNSLYGLRFVDKRASLLHATSVLDEAALDSYSFTRDVYLKLRGGAKAGADDEEGGKLPDDY is encoded by the coding sequence ATGACAACTGACTCACGATCCAGAACCCGGGCGGCGCGCTGGGCGGCGCTGCTGCTCGGCGCGGCCCTTGCCACCGGCTGCGCCACGGGCCCCAATGCCAACCCGGCCGACCCGTTCGAGCCCTACAACCGCGGCATGACCCGGTTCAACGAGAACGTGGACAAGGCCGTGCTCAAGCCCGTGGCCACCGTGTACCGCGACGTGATACCGAGGCCCGTGCGCACTGGCGTGGGTAACTTCTTCGCCAACCTGGGCGACGCCTGGTCGTTCGTCAACAACCTGCTGCAGGCGCGCGGCCTGGAGGCTTACGAGAGCCTCGTGCGCTTCAGCACGAACACGGTCTTCGGCCTGGGCGGGCTGCTGGACATCGCGAGCGAGGCCGGCATAGAGCGCCACAAGCAGGACTTCGGCCTGACGCTGGGGCGCTGGGGCGTGCCCACGGGCCCCTATCTGGTGCTGCCGCTGCTGGGCCCGTCCACGGTGCGCGACACGGCGGCCCTGCCCGTGGACTACTTCGTCGGCGACCCGGTGGGTTATGTAAACGATGTGCCGGTGCGCAATTCGCTCTATGGCCTGCGCTTCGTGGACAAGCGCGCCAGCCTGCTGCACGCGACCAGCGTGCTCGACGAGGCCGCGCTCGACTCCTACAGCTTCACGCGCGACGTGTACCTCAAGCTGCGTGGGGGGGCGAAAGCCGGCGCGGACGACGAGGAAGGCGGCAAGCTGCCCGACGACTATTGA
- a CDS encoding MlaC/ttg2D family ABC transporter substrate-binding protein, with the protein MTNRRTLMQSAAALVVAAGLPWHQAALAADEAPDALIKRLSADVLETVRNDKSIKSGDVDKIMVLVNKAILPHVNFRRMTAAAVGPAWRSATPEQQKRLQDEFKTLLVRTYSGALSQVTDQTIVVKPLRAAPGDTDVLVRTEIRGRGNPVQLDYRLEKTPGEGGGWKIYNLNVLGVWLVDTYRPQFAQEINAKGVDGLIETLAARNKANAGTNAGVAGAK; encoded by the coding sequence ATGACCAACCGTCGCACCCTCATGCAATCGGCCGCCGCCCTGGTGGTGGCCGCCGGGCTGCCCTGGCACCAGGCCGCGCTGGCCGCCGACGAGGCGCCCGATGCGCTGATCAAGCGCCTGTCGGCCGACGTGCTGGAGACCGTGCGCAATGACAAGTCCATCAAGAGCGGCGACGTGGACAAGATCATGGTGCTGGTGAACAAGGCCATCCTGCCGCACGTGAACTTCCGCCGCATGACGGCCGCCGCCGTCGGGCCGGCCTGGCGCAGCGCCACGCCCGAGCAGCAAAAGCGCCTGCAGGACGAGTTCAAGACCCTGCTGGTGCGCACCTACTCCGGCGCCCTGAGCCAGGTCACGGACCAGACCATCGTCGTCAAGCCGCTGCGCGCCGCGCCGGGGGATACGGACGTGCTGGTGCGCACCGAGATCCGCGGCCGCGGCAATCCGGTGCAGCTGGACTACCGCCTGGAAAAGACCCCGGGCGAGGGCGGCGGCTGGAAGATCTACAACCTGAACGTGCTGGGCGTGTGGCTGGTCGATACCTACCGTCCCCAGTTCGCCCAGGAGATCAACGCCAAGGGCGTGGACGGCCTGATCGAGACCCTGGCCGCGCGCAACAAGGCCAATGCCGGCACCAACGCCGGCGTCGCCGGCGCGAAGTGA
- a CDS encoding STAS domain-containing protein — protein sequence MLVLPAELTHRQASVSLRMLLQALKAQGEQQVVVDAGALAAFDSSALAVLLECRRVAVSEGKGFMVKALPPALASLAGLYGVQELLPSLG from the coding sequence ATGCTGGTACTGCCTGCCGAACTCACGCACCGCCAGGCCTCGGTCAGCCTGCGCATGCTGCTGCAGGCGCTCAAGGCCCAGGGCGAGCAGCAGGTGGTGGTCGATGCCGGGGCGCTGGCCGCCTTCGACTCGTCGGCCCTGGCCGTGCTGCTGGAGTGCCGCCGCGTGGCCGTTTCCGAGGGCAAGGGCTTCATGGTCAAGGCCCTGCCGCCGGCGCTGGCCAGCCTGGCGGGCCTGTACGGCGTGCAGGAGCTGCTGCCCTCGTTGGGGTGA